In a genomic window of Mageeibacillus indolicus UPII9-5:
- a CDS encoding ABC transporter ATP-binding protein, with translation MFREMLKLLTKTGKRDLIISSVFFALYGLSSIAMIVIVFSILFQIFDGTSLTSLYKYFIAIGLLVVFKGICNMVADMKKHSAGFDIVQQIRERMIIKLKKFSLGFYTNERLGEINTILHKDVDNMSLVVGHMWSRMFGDFLIGAVVFVGLANIDFKLSIIMAVSVPIALIFLYLTIKQSEKIENQNNSALLDMVSLFVEYVRGIPVLKSFSNNKSLDNELMNKTKKFGETSKVASRLKAKQLSIFGFLLDIGYLVLLIAGAILVTTGSLDVLHFIIFAVISKEFYKPFASMEQHYMYYVSAVDSYERLSRILYADVIPDKVNGIVPKDNDIAFENIDFSYEKDEFKMEKLSFSIAEKTMTALVGESGSGKTTITNLLLRFYDVHKGKIILGGTDIRDIPYDELLDRISIVMQNVQLFDNTIEENIRVGKKGATKEEIIEAAKKARIHDFIMSLPKGYETDIGENGGILSGGQRQRISIARAFLKDAPILILDEMTSNVDPVNESLIQDAITELAKNRTVLVVAHHLKTIQKADQILVFQKGNLLEKGKHGELLDKNGYYTKLWKAQYEV, from the coding sequence ATGTTTAGAGAAATGTTAAAACTACTTACAAAAACCGGCAAGAGAGATTTGATTATATCAAGTGTATTTTTTGCCCTTTATGGACTCAGCTCCATAGCCATGATTGTTATCGTATTTTCTATACTGTTCCAAATCTTTGACGGAACGAGCTTAACAAGCCTATATAAATATTTTATTGCGATTGGATTACTTGTAGTCTTCAAAGGTATTTGTAACATGGTCGCAGATATGAAAAAGCATAGTGCAGGTTTTGATATTGTTCAGCAAATAAGAGAACGCATGATTATCAAATTAAAGAAATTCAGTTTGGGATTTTATACCAATGAACGACTTGGGGAAATAAATACAATTTTACACAAAGATGTTGATAATATGTCCCTTGTTGTAGGGCATATGTGGTCGAGAATGTTTGGTGATTTTTTGATAGGCGCAGTCGTATTTGTTGGTCTTGCAAATATTGATTTCAAACTTTCTATTATTATGGCTGTATCTGTTCCGATTGCACTAATCTTTCTATATCTGACAATTAAGCAATCTGAAAAAATAGAAAATCAGAACAACTCAGCACTTCTTGATATGGTTAGCTTATTTGTTGAATATGTTAGAGGAATACCTGTATTAAAGAGTTTTTCAAACAATAAGAGCTTGGATAATGAGCTTATGAATAAGACAAAAAAGTTTGGAGAAACAAGCAAAGTAGCTTCAAGATTAAAGGCAAAACAGCTATCTATATTTGGGTTTTTACTGGATATTGGATATTTAGTTCTTTTAATTGCAGGAGCAATACTTGTTACAACGGGAAGTCTTGATGTACTTCATTTTATTATCTTTGCAGTAATTTCAAAAGAATTTTATAAGCCATTCGCTTCTATGGAACAACACTATATGTACTATGTTTCGGCGGTAGATAGTTATGAGAGACTTTCAAGAATTTTATATGCAGATGTAATCCCGGATAAAGTGAATGGAATTGTTCCGAAAGATAATGATATAGCTTTTGAAAACATAGATTTTTCTTATGAAAAAGATGAATTTAAAATGGAAAAATTGAGCTTTTCTATTGCTGAAAAAACAATGACAGCCTTAGTTGGAGAATCAGGTAGTGGAAAGACTACTATTACCAACTTGCTTCTAAGATTTTATGATGTGCATAAAGGGAAAATTATACTTGGAGGAACTGATATAAGGGATATTCCTTATGATGAGCTTTTAGATCGTATCAGCATTGTCATGCAGAATGTTCAACTGTTTGATAACACGATTGAAGAAAATATCAGAGTAGGTAAAAAAGGAGCTACAAAAGAAGAAATCATTGAAGCTGCAAAGAAAGCGAGAATACATGATTTCATTATGAGTTTACCAAAAGGTTATGAAACTGATATTGGAGAAAATGGTGGGATTTTATCAGGTGGACAGAGACAAAGAATATCTATTGCAAGAGCTTTTCTAAAGGATGCACCTATTTTAATTCTTGATGAAATGACAAGTAATGTTGATCCTGTAAATGAATCTTTGATACAAGATGCTATTACAGAACTCGCAAAGAATAGAACTGTACTTGTAGTGGCTCATCATTTAAAAACCATTCAAAAAGCCGACCAAATTCTCGTATTTCAAAAAGGTAATTTACTTGAAAAAGGAAAGCACGGGGAACTTCTTGATAAAAATGGTTACTACACAAAATTATGGAAAGCTCAGTATGAGGTGTAA
- a CDS encoding energy-coupling factor transporter transmembrane component T has translation MVDRKTIDPRIKLTLLPIVGFTSFFISDTILLFILIVFAFFLYVYSSMWKRALRFILFFVLLYCIELGLSKFSEASIVFAIYMFIYFVSRMTLIAMFGGYITKTTSVSEMLEALNRMKVPRSIGIPFSVLLRFVPTIKTELKALKENMRIRGIVTSRFFPLLHPIKYIEYTLVPLLMRMIKISDELSASALIRGLDSDEKRVTLTELQFRCADLTIGLLGAFMIALMIVIQRIY, from the coding sequence GTGGTAGATAGAAAAACCATTGATCCGAGAATAAAGCTTACTCTACTTCCAATTGTTGGATTTACGAGCTTTTTTATAAGCGATACAATTCTACTTTTTATTCTAATTGTTTTTGCCTTTTTTCTGTATGTATATAGCAGTATGTGGAAAAGGGCGTTACGCTTTATCTTGTTTTTTGTGCTTTTATACTGCATAGAGTTAGGGCTTAGCAAGTTTTCTGAAGCAAGCATCGTATTTGCAATATATATGTTTATTTACTTTGTATCAAGAATGACCTTAATCGCTATGTTTGGTGGATATATAACAAAGACTACAAGTGTAAGTGAAATGCTGGAAGCGTTAAATAGAATGAAAGTACCAAGAAGCATTGGTATACCTTTTAGTGTTTTGCTTAGGTTTGTACCAACTATAAAAACAGAACTCAAGGCATTAAAAGAGAATATGAGGATTCGAGGAATTGTAACAAGCAGATTTTTCCCATTGCTACACCCAATTAAATACATTGAATATACGCTTGTTCCGCTTTTAATGAGAATGATTAAGATTTCAGATGAACTGTCAGCTTCAGCACTCATTAGAGGACTTGATAGTGATGAGAAGAGGGTAACATTAACAGAATTGCAGTTTAGATGTGCAGACTTAACTATTGGACTATTAGGAGCTTTTATGATCGCTCTTATGATAGTAATACAGAGAATTTATTAG
- a CDS encoding ABC transporter ATP-binding protein, whose amino-acid sequence MILLKDVSYEWEDGRTALKNINLEIKKGEFVLISGKSGSGKSTLGSVMNGLIPHYYKGKMKGEAFAFGKDISKLLLHEVGHIVGTVFQDPRSQFFTTTTDEEIAFGLQTICKSRDEIKQRVEEVYAELDIEELKGKSVFELSSGQKQKIAIASIYAMNPKVLILDEPSANLDMKATFDLFLILEKLKKKGTTVVLIEHRLYYAKSLFDRFLLMKDGEIAQDLSREEVIHLEEEFWDENGLRTLELEEYRISEKKDSYQLNDESISGKGLRFCYPNVAKDGKKQNKYILNHLDFNIECGKAIGLIGLNGTGKTTFARVISGLEKIKEGTIWAGKDKSLNHKDLMDMSYFVFQDSDYQLFSESVLDEMLLGISSKDKKENTQKAKFILSVLGLDKYVDKHPFALSRGEKQRLTIACGMMKQAKIFIYDEPTSGCDKDSMLSVAKLIEEQLKNGTTVLVISHDFEFLANTVSELWVMGDGKIETVLNMSESNKFLILDKMRGGGKRGR is encoded by the coding sequence ATGATTTTGTTAAAAGATGTTTCTTATGAATGGGAAGATGGGCGAACTGCTTTAAAAAATATCAATCTTGAAATTAAAAAAGGTGAATTTGTTTTAATTTCAGGGAAAAGTGGAAGTGGTAAAAGCACTCTTGGAAGTGTAATGAATGGCCTTATTCCACATTATTACAAAGGCAAAATGAAAGGAGAAGCCTTTGCGTTCGGAAAAGATATAAGCAAATTATTACTTCATGAAGTAGGGCATATTGTAGGGACTGTATTTCAAGATCCAAGAAGTCAGTTTTTCACGACAACGACAGATGAAGAAATAGCTTTTGGGCTTCAAACTATCTGTAAATCAAGAGATGAAATCAAACAGAGAGTAGAAGAAGTATATGCAGAGCTGGATATTGAGGAACTGAAAGGAAAATCTGTTTTTGAATTATCAAGCGGGCAGAAACAAAAGATAGCTATTGCAAGTATCTATGCAATGAATCCGAAAGTTTTAATTTTAGATGAGCCTTCAGCAAATTTGGATATGAAAGCAACATTTGATCTGTTTTTAATTTTGGAGAAATTAAAGAAAAAAGGTACAACAGTTGTTCTAATTGAGCATCGTTTGTACTATGCAAAATCTTTATTTGACCGTTTTCTTTTGATGAAAGATGGAGAGATTGCACAGGACTTGAGCCGGGAAGAAGTTATCCATCTTGAAGAGGAGTTTTGGGATGAGAATGGACTAAGAACTCTTGAATTAGAAGAATACAGGATAAGTGAGAAGAAAGATTCATATCAATTAAATGATGAAAGTATCAGTGGAAAAGGCTTGAGATTTTGCTATCCGAATGTAGCTAAGGATGGAAAGAAACAAAACAAGTACATCTTAAATCATCTTGATTTCAATATAGAGTGTGGGAAAGCCATTGGTCTTATCGGCTTAAACGGTACCGGGAAAACTACCTTTGCAAGAGTGATTTCAGGACTTGAGAAGATAAAAGAGGGAACAATATGGGCGGGAAAAGATAAGTCGCTTAATCATAAAGATTTAATGGATATGTCATATTTTGTCTTTCAAGATTCAGACTATCAGTTATTTTCGGAAAGTGTACTTGATGAAATGCTACTTGGTATTTCAAGTAAAGATAAAAAAGAAAATACCCAAAAGGCAAAGTTTATTTTGAGTGTACTTGGCTTAGATAAATACGTTGATAAACATCCGTTTGCTTTATCAAGAGGAGAAAAACAAAGATTGACAATAGCTTGTGGAATGATGAAACAGGCAAAGATTTTCATCTATGATGAACCAACATCAGGTTGTGATAAAGACTCAATGCTTTCGGTGGCAAAATTGATTGAAGAACAATTAAAAAATGGGACAACAGTTTTGGTAATAAGTCATGATTTTGAGTTTTTAGCAAACACAGTAAGTGAGCTGTGGGTAATGGGAGATGGAAAAATAGAAACTGTTTTGAATATGAGTGAAAGTAACAAATTTCTCATATTAGACAAGATGAGAGGAGGTGGTAAGCGTGGTAGATAG
- a CDS encoding MptD family putative ECF transporter S component: MKNKLNGRDFITIGIFNAIGIVIYMAVAFAMATTVVGGFIASGVSFMVAATVYILMAVKVKKKGVFTISGTLLGLIALSGGHLPHAVFAVIGGIICDLIIGNYKSKGRMIIGYGTFALADFLGTVIPVILFGTASFVERATKWKMSEAQINEALSYFKVSWAVGFGLITFVLACIGAFVATRILKKHFEKAGVI; this comes from the coding sequence ATGAAAAACAAATTAAATGGTCGTGATTTTATTACAATCGGAATTTTTAATGCAATTGGAATTGTCATATACATGGCAGTTGCATTTGCCATGGCAACAACAGTTGTTGGAGGATTTATTGCTTCAGGAGTTAGCTTTATGGTAGCTGCCACCGTTTATATCCTTATGGCTGTGAAAGTTAAAAAGAAGGGCGTATTTACAATATCAGGAACGCTTCTTGGTTTAATTGCGCTGTCAGGAGGACATTTGCCTCATGCAGTCTTTGCTGTAATCGGTGGAATTATATGTGATTTGATTATAGGAAATTACAAGAGCAAGGGACGAATGATTATTGGATATGGGACATTTGCATTAGCAGATTTTTTAGGGACTGTAATTCCCGTGATTTTATTCGGAACTGCTTCTTTTGTGGAAAGAGCAACAAAATGGAAAATGAGCGAAGCACAAATAAATGAAGCATTATCTTATTTCAAAGTTTCGTGGGCAGTAGGATTTGGCTTGATAACTTTTGTTCTTGCTTGCATAGGAGCTTTTGTTGCAACAAGAATACTTAAAAAACATTTTGAAAAAGCCGGAGTGATTTAA